The genomic stretch aaataactatCATATTGACACTGGCAGTCGGTACAGCGGAATAAACGAGTAAACTATCTGTATGATTGTCCCTCACTTATTGATATATCACCGCAATTGATTGAATGAAACGTTAGTTTATGTAAATGCATCGTACATTATAGCTATAATAGATAATACTAGGTGTCTTGTCTAACTAGGCCATCAGTGATAGCAGCACAGATTCATCAAATTAATTTGACATGTGTAAACTGTATTGCTGTGTCATCTGGCATTTGTATCTTTTCGTTTCGTGAATTCTTCTTGACgtaaattttatgaatttaaatcaAGGACCTgctttttcaacaaaaatatgtacagtTACGTCGGTAgacataaatacttataaacgGGTCATTACAGATGACTTCTGTCTACCACAGTAGTGAAATTAATACTGGGAATTTCGCATCCACAATGAGTATATACTCAGGATTTCCCAACAAATGTTTTGAACATTTTACATCCAGCAATTAGAAACTAATGATTGTAAAAACGAAAACACGTAAGACGAGAACTGATTGTGGACTTAACTTCTttcaatttcttattttttacgaAAGTCCCTGTACGATATATCCTTATCTTATGTCCATTATGTCTACCTTGGAAAGGCATTTCTCCTTGTCTCCTCTTAGGTTGTCCCCGGGCCGTACACCTTGGCTTAACTACAATCAAATTTTGGGATAAACTAGTGTGTTGTTTTATCaggaaaacaaagaaaatgCCTCCAGGTTACGACGTGGAGAAGTTATGGCGGACAAAGTATCTGTACGACAGTGCGTTCCACCCCGACACGGGAGAGAAGATGATCGCCGTCGGACGGATGTCTGCGCAGGCGCCTATGAATACACTCATCACTGGATGTGAGTAGctaataattagtaatttaagTATTCGATGAAATCATATACGACTGAAACCACAGGACTGCTAGggatgttttatatttgaatactaTAATGTATCAGTTGATGAGAAAAGACTTGATCTGGCGTAAACAGATAgacaatacataatttatggATCATAAAATATGCATTGTGGCATCCAAATTTGATCCTAGGTTATGGTAGTAGCGTGGTTGCCATCTCAACTTTTCTGCTGTTGGAGATATTTACCAACAGCTCTCAACTAAAGAGAATAAATCGGAATCGTAAAGTGTACCaataggtgcagcgcagacggcacactttttgtgcgatcgagtctgtgtactaatgtggtaaagtctattaaaaacttaaacttaccgtattttgttttttctttagactcatacatgtccaaacaggagcggaataaacaatacagcacacttcatcccacatttttctttttaaatgtctatcatgatattctgcagactcgatcgcacacaaaaagtgtgccgtctgcgctgcaccatAGTCATATTCTAAACGACATTAAGCAGGAATCGAAATTTCATCCCATGCATCAAAACCAAGTATTCCcaatagaataaataattattttttctattccaTAGGTATGGTAACGTTCTACAAGACAAAATCAGCTATAATGTTCTGGCAGTGGTTGAATCAGACGTTTAACGCTCTTGTCAACTACACGAACCGGTCTGGAGACGCGCCTCTTACTACCACGTTAGTACCTTTAATATTCACTTTACTAGGTTCAACACAATACCATCTTCAGGCATCGGTCATCGCATTTAGCGATAAGCCTGAAACTTAATCTTAAGCCACAAGCGTTCGTAAAAAGTGGCAGAGCTCTTGCGTGGCAGAAACCAGGAGGTTCATGTAAAGCCCCAGAAGCATTTCATATTCAGAtgcttatttattgtatgtacaCTTACTTTATACTCGAATGCAGGCCGTgcattaaatacaaattttaagcTCATTATCAAAATTCTGCAACcaatagaaatataaatgtgtGCAAATGAATTTGAAATATTCATCGCGAGAGTTTATCCTCTTATTCCTCAGTTTTTATTGGAAGGAGTCATATTTTTTTCGGTGAAAAGATTACTGTACACCGAGTTTTATTTCCTTATGTGCCTTTGTGAATAACGTTGTTAATATTTCAGGCAATTGTTCACGTCATACTGCGCGGCGTGTGGTGGTGCATTGGGTACCGCGCTGTATCTCAATAACAAAACTAAGGTAAGCCTAACCTAACCTTTGACTCTATACCATTGCACATATGTATAAGAGGTAAGAGCAGTCCTCGCTTATGAGATTGTTTGACAAACATCGACACATGCAACATTTTCCAGAATTACCACTTCAGTATTTTGCACATGCCTTGCAATCAGtgtatcgatatttttatttctatattgtaattaagtaattgctttaaaataatgACTGAGCATAATCTAGTGAACACCTGAATTCATCACGTGCACTTTCCTTCTGTTTCCGAAGATAATGCTGATAAACCGTAAATCAATCATAATACTAAACTTTATAGTCATCTAAGTGTTGCTTGTACCCCTGAAACTAAATTGTATGACTTTCAGTTAGCTGAAAAACCATAGctttagtaggtaggtacataggCAATAAGTTTTTTAGAGgtatgttttgaagaaatatgtGAAAACTGCAACATTTTGATATGCAATCTGTATTTTCATAAAGAAATCACTGCATACCCAAGCTTATTTACAATCTATACCTCCGAAACCAATAAATCATTGGCGACGAAAATGAAAATTATCACCGTGATAATCTTATTTCGTCAATCTTATCAGTTATTTGGGTAGTGTAAACAGAATACGTGCTACACATACACTTGGTAGGAAAGACACGTTTGATACCTACGTCACTACGGAGGTGTGTCGTTATATGTGTGTTTAGACGAAAACAAGTTGTTAGGAACAGTTTACTTAGATGTTAGCACATAAGGAGCTCACGCTTTTGGTGTTGACAGGTTGTCTGACGTGTGACGAGCACTTTAACAACCTTTTCCAttgaaatcttaaaataattttgtactttgTAGCAAAATGAAGGCATATCAGCTTTTGCTGTGCCTGTGTGTATCAATCGAAATAGGGTTTCCTTGTTACGAGATGAGCtaattaagaatatattttgctGTCCTATGATTCCCAATaactccccaacccgcacttggcctcaaggcgtggtggactcaaggcctaacccctccctcattacgggaggagacccttgcccagcagtgggacagtaatgggttaaatttatttatttattttatgatttccAAAAACATGATACAGTTGAAgcctaattaaaattttggaaaatacgCTTCGATTATCCTCCAATGACCCATTTTATTATCTAAtcattttacaatacaataaaaatccattttaattgtatttaccGAATCGAAAATCGAAATTAAGTTGATAAGCCATTCATATCGATGATTGTACATAGCGTGATTTTACGTGAGGTAGCAATTCCTAAAATAagtaaagcccttctcccattacgatacgcccgcgcgactctagtctcggagactagtcgccacgaagtatctcacatacatttgtatggagactctcacattacgatactggtagtctccatacaaatgtatgtgagatacttcgtggcgactagtctccgagactagagtcgcgcgggcgtatcgtaatgggagaagggcttaattAAAACGACATGCCAGAAGCTCTACCTACTTATCAAGAAATAAGTTTTTAGCACCTCTAAAATAGTGAGAGGCAGGCTGGCAGcgttattcaataaattttcgAAAAAATCCTTAACCTTTTCagtactaaaaaaaaacattttagccTTCGTCTTGAATCCTAaacccagtaaaaaatatttgtttctcgATCTAGGTTTCCCCTTTTAAAGTGTCTTCATATCGATGCAGGCAATATACGTCATGTTTCTAAGGATACACATAAAACCCATAGCATTTGTCAATAAACacgataataaaatgttatcatgATCTATCAACAAACAAATCGTGTCGGATTTATTTCATGAGGATTCACTTATCGCTTCGTAATGCGATGGCAAATATGTGACGTCTAGTGTCCAGCCCTCGACCACTAATGGGGTTTgatttattgtgtaaatatgaGCTATGACGATGTTATGAAAAAGGAAAATGTTCCATTGACCTTCAGTTACTAtcgataagatattttttactgtagtTCTAATAGTAAGATGTTTGCGAGTCAGTTTTCTTGCCATCCAAAATGTCGCTTTTGCCGTCGGAATGTCTACTTTTAATGCTATGATCTCTCTAAGATCACTTACTCAAACAATGATTTtcacttacttataaaataacgttGGTACAGTCTatctataaacattttttattccctAATTCTACAACAATAACATAGTAAGTACTCCCAATTTATGATAGTGACAGGTAGTTGAAAGCTTTTGCCCTTTGCCCTCAAACAACCAGTCGAATATACCGCCGACATATTGGCATTAACTACAGAAGTTTATGTAAAATCGTTGTTGTTTTTCTTACAGAATATGAACCCAATCTTCGCGCGGCTGGTGCCCTTCGCAGCCGTGTGCGGCGCTAACTTCATCAATATTCCTATGATGAGGAGCAAGTGAGtcttaatgtaaaattatttaaatctctTGACTGATACGAATATTAtaacataggtatattttatacaattcgtAATCTTGACAAAGTGTTGACCATTGAAAACGGAATACGCGTCTTCTGTTTTCTATGACCCTACCGAGCAGCATGATAGATTAATCACGGGAAAGTTGCGAAGTTAGAGTTTGATTCCTATGTcacttattttagtaaaaatgaGCGTAATAATCGCTGTCGTCGTCTATATCCtcaaaaaaacaacataaacatGGCATCCTGAAACAGCCGAAAGATCGAATAACGAAAATATAgtagaaatgtatttattgaatgtttttttttccagTGAATTAATAAACGGCACGCCAGTTTTCTCGGTGCCGGAGGGCAAGCGAGTGGGAGACTCGAAGGTGGCCGCGCGCACCGGCATCCTGCTC from Anticarsia gemmatalis isolate Benzon Research Colony breed Stoneville strain chromosome 24, ilAntGemm2 primary, whole genome shotgun sequence encodes the following:
- the Sfxn1-3 gene encoding sideroflexin-1-3, which codes for MADKINLDKPRYDQSTYWGRAKHFLLLTNPLNVLASESELDEAKRIVNEFRKTKKMPPGYDVEKLWRTKYLYDSAFHPDTGEKMIAVGRMSAQAPMNTLITGCMVTFYKTKSAIMFWQWLNQTFNALVNYTNRSGDAPLTTTQLFTSYCAACGGALGTALYLNNKTKNMNPIFARLVPFAAVCGANFINIPMMRSNELINGTPVFSVPEGKRVGDSKVAARTGILLVCISRIIMAIPGMTLTPVITSWATKRGMFCHYPMAVIPFQLALVGVCVTFATPLGCALFDQKATLSVSSIETELQNTVKAKFPKTKEVFYNKGL